The sequence TCGGTGAACACGCGGCGGAGGAGCTTCAGCGTCCGGTACCACTCGGGCCCGCCCGGCTCCGGGGTCCCGGTGGCGGGCATCAGCGAGGGGTCGAAGTAGTCCACGTCGAAGGTGATGTAGACGGTGTCGCGCAGGGCCTGCATGGCGCGGTCGATCCACGCGTCGTCCTGCCACATCTCGTCCGCGAAGATGGTGGTGATGCTCCCTTCGCGGTCGCGGATGAGCTGGCGCTCCTCGGAGGTGAGCGCCCGGATTCCCACGGCGACGATGTCCGCGTCGTCCATGCACCTGGACATCACGGCCGCGTGGGAGTACGCCGAGCCCTCGTATTCGAGCCGCAGGTCGCTGTGCGCGTCGAACTGCAGCACGGACAACCTCTCGCCCTCGCCGAGCCGGGCGGCGTGCGCCAGGACGGGCGCGCTGGAGATGGAGTGCTCCCCGCCCAGCCCGATCACCAGCCGGTCGCCCGCGGCTTCCAGGATGGCGTCGTACGCCTCGCGCAGCTCTCGCACGGCCGCCTCCGGCCCGGCGGAGGTCAGGTGGAGCGCCGGGAGCGTGCAGACCCCCACCGCGGGGCCGGGCTCCGCGTCCAGCTCCTGGTCGTACAGCTCGATGTAGCGCGACGCCTCCACGATGGCGGCCGGGCCCAGCTTGGTGCCGCCCTGGTAGGAGACGCTCGCCTCGTACGGGATGGGGAGGACGACGACGTCGGCGCTCTCCCAGCTCCCCGCCTCTTCCTCCAGGCCCAGGAAGTTGCGGGGGAGCTCCCAGGGAAGGTCGCGCAGCGTATCGGGGATGTCGGCAGTCATGGGTCTCGCGGTCGAGTGTTCCGGGCTCGGTGAACGGCCGGGAAGAGAGCCGGTCGGCGGCGCCGCGTCAACCGCAAGCCGCGTGCGACGCCGGGGCCGGGGGAACGCGAAGCGGGGGAGGCGCCGATCGCTCCGGCGCCTCCCCCGCTCTCTCTGATTCCGAAATCCCCGTGGGGCCCTTCAGGCCACGTCCAGCGCCGGGCAGGTGAGCCCCCGGTAGTCCACCGTCACGCCCTGCGCCTGGCAGTCGGCGCAGAGGCCGTAGATCTCCAGGCGGTGGCGAGTGGGGAGGAAT comes from Longimicrobiaceae bacterium and encodes:
- the speB gene encoding agmatinase; this translates as MTADIPDTLRDLPWELPRNFLGLEEEAGSWESADVVVLPIPYEASVSYQGGTKLGPAAIVEASRYIELYDQELDAEPGPAVGVCTLPALHLTSAGPEAAVRELREAYDAILEAAGDRLVIGLGGEHSISSAPVLAHAARLGEGERLSVLQFDAHSDLRLEYEGSAYSHAAVMSRCMDDADIVAVGIRALTSEERQLIRDREGSITTIFADEMWQDDAWIDRAMQALRDTVYITFDVDYFDPSLMPATGTPEPGGPEWYRTLKLLRRVFTEKKVVGVDVVELAPMGGNAASDFVVAKLVYKMIGYRMLAGRGSAARTSAPRETLVATEDA